In Stieleria varia, one genomic interval encodes:
- a CDS encoding sigma 54-interacting transcriptional regulator: protein MTPSPKESSELASGITPPTEPANASPPDNAAASTTKNAYLVLRSAGRWSDVFRLSPPGDAIIGRSSASQIVVRSEKASRRHARIHWSGDSWRIEDLGSRNGTIVDSATITGDAPLKDGSTIEIAGFSIQFVRTIEGAGTGKPVAGESSQATDDQLTMEMDPSAITDRRSRSQYLYGPPVTVSGSAASAQVVAHGKLLQLAFELARAEDVNEAIEIVLDRLTENLQISTAAAYLMHAPPSATKSAAADANDSPTLTATRQNGAKSYRRPPESLISSVSSDGGEAVLARNVMGDRSLATENSHGEVDAESLILAPVRDRDGVLRGLLHLTSDGGTPLLRPEDLEFVLAVAEILAELLSGLQIRTRLDRSLKQTKRQLRQLQEQLTDKVRIVGKSEPVQKVIESIALAAPTSATVLVRGESGVGKELVAAAIHHGSQRRGGPLVCMNCAALSPSLLESELFGHEKGAFTGATDRKQGKFEAADGGTLMLDEIGEMDAEIQAKFLRVLEGHPFERVGGHVPIQVDVRVVAATNRDLRAMVAEGTFRQDLYYRLHVVEIVVPPLRQRGQDILLLANHFLKQFNLQMGRKIESITPEAAKLLLSYSWPGNIRELKNVIERAVVLNTRNSIDVHDLVLLPAMSEGQTNVFPNQPEQIEITIAELERQHIDRVLQYTEGNKSRASSILGIERSTLDRKLKRYGESS from the coding sequence TTGACTCCCAGCCCCAAAGAATCCTCGGAGCTCGCTAGCGGTATCACGCCGCCCACCGAGCCCGCCAACGCCAGCCCTCCCGATAACGCTGCGGCCAGTACCACAAAGAACGCCTATTTGGTTCTGCGGTCCGCCGGACGCTGGAGCGACGTCTTCCGGCTTTCTCCACCCGGTGACGCCATCATCGGTCGTTCATCGGCCAGCCAAATCGTGGTCCGCAGCGAAAAAGCCAGCCGGCGTCACGCACGCATCCACTGGTCCGGCGACTCATGGCGGATCGAGGATCTGGGCAGCCGAAACGGAACCATCGTCGACAGTGCCACGATCACGGGCGACGCTCCGCTGAAAGATGGCAGCACCATCGAAATCGCTGGATTTTCCATCCAATTTGTCCGCACGATCGAAGGTGCCGGCACGGGAAAACCTGTCGCGGGCGAGAGCAGCCAAGCGACCGACGATCAGTTGACGATGGAAATGGACCCCAGCGCGATCACGGATCGACGCTCACGAAGTCAATATCTTTATGGACCGCCCGTCACGGTCAGTGGGTCGGCGGCGTCCGCTCAAGTGGTCGCACACGGCAAATTGTTGCAACTGGCATTCGAGCTGGCACGCGCCGAAGACGTCAACGAAGCGATCGAGATCGTTTTGGATCGTCTGACGGAAAATTTGCAAATTTCCACCGCCGCTGCGTACTTGATGCACGCCCCACCGTCGGCAACCAAGTCCGCTGCTGCCGATGCGAATGATTCACCGACCCTGACGGCCACTCGGCAAAACGGAGCCAAGAGCTATCGTCGGCCGCCGGAATCACTCATCTCCAGCGTCAGCAGCGACGGCGGCGAAGCCGTCTTGGCAAGAAATGTGATGGGCGATCGCTCGCTGGCCACCGAAAACAGCCACGGCGAAGTCGACGCGGAGAGCCTGATCTTGGCCCCCGTTCGCGATCGAGATGGCGTCCTGCGTGGACTGCTGCACCTGACCTCCGACGGGGGAACGCCGCTGCTGCGTCCAGAAGACCTGGAGTTTGTGCTGGCGGTCGCTGAAATCTTGGCTGAACTACTTTCCGGCCTCCAAATACGCACCCGGTTGGATCGCTCCCTAAAACAGACCAAACGCCAGCTGCGACAACTGCAAGAACAACTCACCGACAAAGTCCGAATCGTGGGCAAGAGTGAGCCGGTGCAGAAAGTGATCGAGTCGATCGCGTTGGCCGCCCCGACATCCGCGACCGTTTTGGTTCGCGGCGAGTCCGGGGTCGGCAAAGAACTGGTGGCCGCCGCGATCCATCATGGCAGCCAGCGACGTGGCGGTCCGTTGGTCTGCATGAACTGCGCCGCACTGTCGCCTTCGTTACTGGAAAGCGAGTTGTTCGGACACGAGAAAGGTGCCTTCACCGGAGCAACGGACCGCAAACAAGGCAAGTTCGAAGCGGCCGATGGAGGAACGTTGATGCTGGACGAAATCGGTGAGATGGACGCCGAGATTCAGGCAAAGTTTCTGCGTGTCTTGGAAGGCCATCCGTTCGAACGCGTGGGCGGTCACGTGCCCATCCAAGTCGACGTGCGAGTGGTTGCAGCGACCAACCGTGACTTGCGAGCGATGGTCGCCGAAGGAACATTTCGACAAGACCTGTATTACCGTTTGCACGTCGTCGAAATCGTTGTCCCGCCGCTACGACAACGTGGCCAAGACATCTTGTTGTTGGCCAACCACTTTTTGAAACAGTTCAACTTGCAGATGGGCCGCAAGATCGAGTCGATCACGCCCGAAGCCGCCAAGCTGCTGTTGTCGTACTCCTGGCCCGGAAACATCCGCGAGCTGAAAAACGTGATCGAACGCGCCGTCGTGCTCAATACGAGGAACTCGATTGACGTGCATGACTTGGTATTGCTGCCAGCAATGTCGGAAGGCCAAACCAACGTGTTTCCCAATCAACCGGAGCAGATCGAAATCACGATCGCCGAACTGGAGCGACAACATATCGATCGTGTCTTGCAGTACACGGAAGGCAACAAGAGCCGGGCGTCTTCGATACTCGGCATCGAACGCAGCACCCTGGATCGTAAACTGAAGCGATATGGCGAGTCGTCTTAG